The Dermacentor silvarum isolate Dsil-2018 chromosome 3, BIME_Dsil_1.4, whole genome shotgun sequence region agtctgaatcaagtgcgaggaatgtgcaggagcattgtcatGATGGATatgccaatttcctgttgaccttAACTCCGATCTCTTGTgctgcacagcatcacgtaggcggcgaaggacatccctgtagtactctttggtgattgtttgaccctgtgatGCGTACTCGTGgagtaccacaccgcgggagtcaaagaaagcagtcagcatcactttgacgttgctgcacacttggcgggccttctttggtcttggtgacgtagaatgcttccactgtgatgactgggatttggtttccgggtcgtacccgtacacccaagactcgtcaccagtgattatggtgttcatgaagttggggtcactgtttgtggaatccagccagtcctgtgagacttcaacacaaacttgcttttgctccaccgtgagcagcttcggcacgaattctGCCGGAACTCTCTTCATGGCcgaatcttcggtcataatggaatgtgcaaaaaagtgctgatgcccaccccctccgcaatttctcggatagtcgcATGAcagtcccgcatcaccacagtgttcacttcggcaatgacctggtcatttcggcatgatgatggccgaccggagcgtggctcactCTCCACCGacgtgcggccgtctttaaaccggttgtaccactccttaatctgtgtgctgttcatagcatcgtcaccaaaAGCCGTCTGAAtgttccgaatggtttccacttggctgtcgcctagtttctggcaaaatttgatgcagtagcgctgctgtagtcgctccgtcattttccttgcagtaaaaaaaccgacgagagcactgcgcactacctcactcaaatgcTGCGTCCCAGCAACTGACGCTATCCGAAAGcaggaaaaaattcgcgcatgcgcacgaaggttcaagatcagctgatgcaagcgcgcttgtttcatatccatcaggtgttcacaaataaataaataaataaataaggtcggatacttttctaacagacctcgtatatacAGGCACCTGCGTGCATAAAATATGTTTATGCTAGCACCATGCCCAAATGCGTATATCAGTACAACCACTTACACAAAACATTTAGCAGCAATGTTTGCCTGCAACAGCAGTAAggatatttttttcttcaataatAGCATTTAACAAGTGATAAAGAAATAAACCATTACACTCACACATACTATTCCAAAAGCAAGTACCTAACTCTGAAACAATTTAAATTCATAATAAACTCTACAttaacaaaaaaatttaaaacaaaGCTCCACCTTATGGAGCGTACAAAACAAGAAACACTGTACAACAGCAGAAGAACATAGACTAACCTGCCAATTCACACAGCTTCTGTGCCCTCTTGTTACATGTTGAAATGACACCAACATTGCTAATGGGATTTTGGTCGAAGAACTCCTCCACAAACAGCTCTAGCATCTGCGAAAAAAGTGAcaatggaattttttttttaaattgcacaATATTGACACATTGTGGTGACAGTAAAGAACAAGGCAGAGACAAGGTGGTGAGTCACGAATCAAACTCTatattgggtgaacttgtgcccagttaaacactcaaagcacaatgatagcaaAGAGTACAGTGAAACCTGACCTTTGGGTCAAGTGCGTGAACTATTTCTGCATGATTCACAGTACATTTCAGTGCAATCACTGGCGCACTGCACATTCCAGAATGCACACCTCTATTCGCTTCAGGCACACGATCTGATTAAACAAGATTGTTTCACTATAGAATTGACAACAACATTCAAGAAAATTCCTATACATGAAGGTGTGTCCTGTGCCAAGTGGTAAACTTGTAACAGTGGTTAGCTAGTGAAAAAGAGTCACTGAAGAAGATTAACAATGTACGCGTCAGTATGTTCCCAACATTTGGTTTACCGCGCTGGTATTTCTCACAAAAGACAATGCAAAGGATAAGGACGAACAAGTGCAAAAGTCCTCGTTTTTTTCATTGTCTTTTGCGCGAAATACCAGCGCACTAAACCAGACTATGTCACACCAGCTAACCCCAGTTGACGCCTTATTGAACGTCCCTAAAACCAACTTTTTTCTACTGCTTGGGAGCTCTTTTTTTGTACACCCCATTTTGGCAGCAGGAATGGACAGGAACATTTAAATGACCTCGTACGTGCGGAGATATTATGAGCAAAATGTTTACCTTTCCCATTCCCGCTCAGCGTCCTCCGTTCCGATAGAGCGGAACATTCCCACATGGGCGGGTGCAGCCAAGCATGAGTGGATGGTAGTGCTTTCGGATAAGTGCACAATTCTTATCAAAATTCAAAACAAAGATTTTCTAATACTTCCACTTGTTTAGTTAACTGATCAGTAGCAAGCCCACTGATCCAAACATCTGGCTTGCTTCAAGTCAACTATAAGCCAATGGCAGCTCTTTATGGAAATCTGCTCTATGACAAAGCATCACGGCAGcctcgaaattaatgaggagcaAGCCTCTGTTTGAAAAGAGGGAGCTTGGAAAGAGGTCAACATAACGCTCTGCTTGTGAACTCCATGCACCGTGCagaactgcaaaatttggctgaaatGTTCATAGCTGCGTATGCTATCCGTGGAATGTGTTTTTTGACCAATCCCAAagtgtggttcagggcccctttaaagcagATACGGAGCTCACTTCAAAAAAGTTTAAACAAAAGGGCGATTAGAAGTGAAGTAGACCAGAATAACTTACACGGCACCAAAGATAAAGGTTTTTGCACCTGCAGTGATTAGGGAATGTTTAAACAGTGATCAAGCAACATTGTGGTGTTCCTTGATCGCTGTTGATCTGGTAGAATATGACAGGTGCAAAACGAAGATCTCAAAAATAATTTCTGTAACTTGGAATAACCAAGCTGCAAAAAATTAATTTTGAAATCACAATTATGGTATGCGTTACATCCCAGGTTAAGAACACAACTGGTCAAGCAGAGGTGACCAAGTGTTTTTTTAAAGGAAAGCAGTAAGGAAAGTGTACATGGTAAGATCTTTGTCTAGCTTTCACTAAGCAGTGGCACCCACCAGGTACATTAAAGAGGCCATGTAGGGTACAAAGAATCACATGTGCTATCAATAACAGTGAGATGTGAAGCATATCACCAGTGGCTACGGCATTATGCTGCTAaactcgaggtcgtgggttccatcgcagctgcagcggccgcattttgacagggccaaaatgcaagaatgctcgtgtacttagatttagggacacactaaagaaccccaggtggtcaaaattagtccgaaGCCCACCCtctacagcgtgtctcataatctgATTGTGGTTATGGCGCATAATTTATTTTTAGATGTGAAACATATAAATGGCAAAAAAATTGAAACAGTGCGGTGGCGTCAAAATGTTTTTGCAATTCCATTGTAATGTGACAATACTGAACTGCCTCAAGAAGAAAACAGCAGGTGGAACCAGGTATGAAGCACTTCTCAGTCAGAACTCGAGAAGAATCGTTAGAGGAAATTACATTAAAAATCACTGGCAGTTGATAAGAGTCCCCCCAGAGGTAGTAAAAACATTTTCAGCATTCGGCTTTTGTGATAAAGCTTATCCAGGAATTTTGATAACACGAGCAAGAAGCAAAGCACTACCTTCAGAGTGCAGATGAGGCGTGTAGGCTTTAGGTCCGGTTCAGACATGGATTCAGAGAAGTCTACAACAACGTACAAGTGTCTCATCTGCAAATGAGAAAAAGCACACACATAATTTTTGCCTGCCTGCACTGTGAACTCTGAAGTACAGTCAATGGCAAATGTTTACAGGGCATGGGTTCCACGAAAAAGTAAAATTTCTGAATAGCATGCTTGCATCAGCACCTCTATATATGTGAATAGAGAGCCAATTTCTTCAGTTCATTCAGATAAAACAGTCTTTTGCTTTCCCAAACCCATTGACTCAGGTTTAACCGTCAAAAGGCGGTTCCATGCTTTCGCTTTTCATCCTGGATTGCCACATCATTTGGTTGCATTTGAAATGCACAGCACATTCATTTATCGTTGTCGGTGATGATACACTAGTATGTCCTATGCAAAGTGTCAATTTTCTCCAAAACCAGCGGCAACAAAATTATTACACACTTGACATATTGTGTCACCTGCATCTAGCTTTATGTTACACCAGATTATTCTAGCTCATCATTCTTGGTTTAACTATGAATATGATGAAAGCTGTTGTCCATGGAGGTGGACACAGAAACTAAAGAGGATATACTAGTACACACTCCAAATCCAAAAGCAAGGCGAGTGCCCCAGGTGGCGGAAATGAAGCTCTTTCTCAGGTGTAACGTCCCGTAAGCTTTTAACACAGGTACATGCGATCAACAAAGTACACTAGGAAACAACTTAACCAAGCACTCTTTcgacactaaagttgcgatgcaAGTGGCACCTGGTGTGAAAAGTTCAGATGACAAAAATTATACACTGTTGGTGTTTGGTTCAAGGTGACCAGATCGAAGATTGAGTGTTTACAGAACTCTGATTAATTCCTGGCTCTGGGCAAGAATGCACAAATTGAACACATCCAAAAGAAAAACTCGTTCACTAACATGGAGCACAACTTTGATTCATAACCATGTCCGCTGCAATACTGCATGTAATGAATAATGTAAACTAGCCTGGCAGGTAGTAACACTTTTCATGCAATTCATTCCTAATAACCATACACGCCCATTGCAAAATATGCATGGACCAGCTGGCCATTGTCGGCAATAGCTGCCCAGCCTTTTATTTACAAATGGATTCACATAATCTGCACGAGTTGGTCATTCTGTCACCACCTCAGAAGCATGTACAAGATGAATGCAATATGTAAACTACCAGAATGTAGTGAAAAATGTAAGCTAGCCTAAAAGACATCAACACTTCTCATCCAATTTATTCCTAATCACCTTACCAACAAGAAAAAGCAAAGGTCAGTTGATCAACCTGAAATTTTATGCAATATGATGCACATAATGTGTACACAAGTTAATCACATCACACACAAGCAAGTTGTCCGCCACCAAGAAGTCAGAAGCATTTACGATACTAAGCACTTAGAAAACACCCAAAGGATGCTTCAGATTAATGTAAGCACTTAGTAGGTGCCTGGGCACACTGACCATCCCGAGTCGAACATTTTTCTTCGCCAGCATCTGTTTGCGCTTGGCCCTGTGGACAAAGTCCAGCACGCTGGGCTGCAGGAGGCCCGACTCATCCTCCTGAATGGCTTCCCTGCAGTGCACAGACAGCGTTCTCGACGTTAACACAGGCTTCAGACTTTTCAAGTGAAAGACACACAAGTGACAAAGCTAATAACACGATACATCATAAAATGTTCTGTCAAAAGTGCAATGAAAGGCTTTCCTGACGTTTAATTATACTTGGTTGGATTGCCATGCAAGCAGGTTAGCCTGCTATGTGACCTGCAAAATTGGATTATGGTAGGCACGCTGCAAACGAGCCCAGTGAGTGGTTCGAGTTACAAAAGCTTATGTTCGCTGCAGGCGACAATAAAGCTTTGCATACATGTATGTTCAATCATTCAATTTATTCATAACCAAGAGAAACACATAATGACACAGTAGAATGAGTCCTCAGTTGTAACACAGCCAGTGAACTCTTGTTAAGGTGACACAGAGCAGAGGACtctaaacacaaaaaaaaaaattaatttgcatTGCTTTAGCATAAACATGTTACTCAAATTGACTACGTAAAAAAGGAAACTTTACAGGGGCTTTTTTTCTTCGCGATGTGCGTTATAACTAccggcaaaaaataaaaagaagaagaacctGTATTGGGGCTTATTTTTTATGTTAGAAGTTTGGTTTCACCTAAACGTAATCAGGGAACATGCTAGTATGACAAATGATATTACGATAGTCGCCGCAATAGTGACCAACAAATGACAATGTTTTCTCTTTCATTAAGGAAATAGAAAGAACAGTGTGGCCAAATTGTGCAAGTCGTATATTCTGTTCTATGCTTGAGGTGAACACGCAGTCGGGAAATAATAAACAGAGCGATGGTGCTAATTATACTTGCAACGGGCAGTACACAATTAACGCATTATACCAAGTAAAGTTAAACACAGAATATTCGACTCTCGTTAGTTCGCCAGTCCTAGAAGAAATTTAAATGAACCGGCTTTCGGTTCACAAAGCGTATGTTTATGCTTTAACTTTATGCGACCGCGCGCGAACCAGAAAGTTGCCAGAAACTTGTGAAAGAATAACAACGCTTGAGTTAACTTCACTACTACTATTTCTGGCAACAAATCTGCCTTACACGTCCTCTTACTGAAAAAGAAGAACGTCAATAAACAAGCTTCTAAATGAGATGCAGAAAATAATTTGCAGAGAGGTAGGATGTCGCAGTGAAACATGCGCACCGGCAATCACGTGAACCGGCTTTTAGTTTTCACGCCCTATTACCCCAACACAAGGCGCTCGTATTAGAGCCTGATGTGTGCGAGTCGACAAGAACGCCTTTCCTACACGAAACACAAGAAGACAGGAAAATTAACTCACCAAGTTCTCTCATATTCGGTCTCCCACCGATATCCTTTGCCTTCCTCTTCGTCCGCCATCTTGATGTCAAACATGCGCGCTGCGGCTGCCCGGCTTCTGTAAATTAGCACTAGAGGACGCCACATgacaattaagtcaaccagcggcAAGTTTGAATTTGCTGTTGGTTATGTGTACAGTTGCTttagtttagttctagtttacggAGGGATCCTTTAAAACCTACCATTTTGGTATAGTTAGAGACAAAtatagagacaggaagagagcggtgtggatcagagaacaaacggggataaccgatattctagttgacattaagcggaaaaaatggagctgggcaagccatgtaatgcgtaggatggataaccggtgggccattagagcgCTTCCATTCTCTAGGTatataccaagagaatggaagcgctgtcgaggacggcagaaaactaggtggggtgatgaattaggaaatttgcaggcgcaagttggaatcagctagcgtaagaccggggtaattggagatcacagggtgaggccttcgtcctgcagtggacataaatataggctgatgatgatgataaggaggatgatggtggtgatggtgatgatgatgatgattatgatagaGACATACTAACCAACTAGACGACAGCCTGCAACACCACGGACGCAGCATGGCGATTTTAGCGAACCAGAATACTGGTAGAAAAATTGCGCGAAATCGTTGTCAAATTGTGGAAAATGCTCAATTAAACTGCTGCAACAAAGACTTGATTGTCCTGTTGTGCCGGATGTGCTGGAGAAACTGCACGACAACCTTCGTGCAGAGTCGTGTCCCACACAAGGCGTATATGTCACTAATAATTTACAGTACAGTGCCACACAGGCACTCGTAAGTCTCGTGAGCAAAaagacatcccccccccccccccaaaaaaaaaaaaaaaaaaaaaaaaaaaaaaaaaaaaaaaagagtttcgCCCACAGTCACACGACAgcgagcgatttttttttttagaagcggtcttttctggaagcggCCTCcttcacacgagcacgcaaaaactgtTTGACgtaagcggtcttttaccaagttcaAAGACTTTTTTAATGAAGAGGTGCTGCGCAGCAGACATACGGCACCGACGATCTctgtttagtgtttccttctggacacgctaccgaaagcgtggcgctagcgttcgaaacaaaaTCGGCCAAAATAAACTGATGTATCTCGGAATATGAAGTGAAAACTTACTGTATTACAcgcttttcaaataaatttaacaacGCCATATTAAGAAACGTTAATGTAAAGATTTTTGCTGTTTTTCTAGCCCATGCTGCCAAAAAAATAGTTTCGCCCGCAGTCACACGACAGGGAgggatttctttcttttctttttctttctttttttttttcagaagcgaTCTTTTCTGGAAGTGTACTGGTACGCTGTATCCGTGCGGCGCGCGTCTGTAAGCGTCATCACGTGACGCCCCCGAaccgttcgacctgcttacgagtacagaagaaaatgagcattactcggtttactacaccttctgcgagatATAATATTACTTTTTGATGATGAGCCTAGGCGAGAGAAAAATACTCATTTGTTTGCTAATCTTGTTTAATATATGATACCCCCACATGCCAGGCGCGGCCTTCGCGCTGGTGCCGCttgatagatagatgatagactagatagatagatagatagatagcatagattagatagatagatagatagatagatagatagatagtcgaTAGATTAGctgaaagatagatagatagatagatagatagatagatagatagatagatagatagatagatagatagatagatagatagatagatagatagatagatagatagatagatagatagatagatagatagatagatagatagataaactttattagaaaaTAATCAAGTGGCGAAACGCCGCTTGGTAGCGCAGCGGTTCCTATGGGAAGCGCCAGAAAGGAGCCGGCATACATGACTCAGACATGAGGCGTTTCGGCGTGGCAATACGGCGTGTCGCTACATTTGTTCAATGTAGTTGAAGttgaactttgcgaagaaatacagtggtggtccagttacttttgtgcttcaatgcataaaacggcgttttgttaaatAGAGTCGGCATTCATCTTGAGATAGGTACAACcggaattctttctttttttttttcttagctcaATCCTATTAGATTCTGTGTTTATTTATATAATCTTCATTTGTTTTTAATATTGATTGTTCATTTAAAAAGAATTCTTCaaatttcgtatttttttttttttacgagcctCGATCCTTACACTTAGCTTGTGTATCCTACCGTCATTTCAATGTGCACCGTTTCTAACAGTTATTGCGccatctgcctttttttttttttgtcttttacttggcgtttcttgttttcttgttttcaaatatgaattttctttagcattcccactgccgcccgattcttggcctatcccccttagtgggtgcgagccatgccagaggtacatcatcatcatcatcatcatcatcatcatcatttgtgcACTCGATTGTTGGACAATCCTCCAAAGTGGGTACCTGCCAGAGCCACATCAGGGTCTATACTGCGCGCGGCGAGGTTTCCAAACCGGACCTGCCGCAGGTTGGGGACCTCGGAAGAAGCAGGGACGGAATGCAGCGTGTACCGCTTGCAGCCACCGCTAGGGCTTCCGCGGGTGAACCTGCTGCGCTGCCGGCACTCGGGCCCCTACCAGCAGCCTCAGATAACCCTGCGTTACCCAAGAACGAGCAGCAGCCGTCGCCGCAGTGCCTGCAGAGGGTTCAACGCGATCTCGCGGAATTCGCCCGCCATCCGCCGCCGGGTGTGTTCATAGAGCCCGAGAAGGAGGACATCACCACAATCCACGCCATCATAGTCGGGCCTGACGGCACGCCGTACGAAGGGGGCTTCTTCCACTTCGTGCTCAAGTTGCCTCCCGACTATCCCGTGGAACCGCCGCTAGTGCGCTTCATGACAACGGACGGCGGAAGAGTGGGCTTCAACCCGAATCTCCACGCGGACGGCAAGGTGTGCCTCAGCTTTCCGAGGCCGCCATGGAGTGCGGCGCTGTCGCTCGAGTGCGTGCTGGTTTCGGTTCAGTCGCTGCTTAACGAGGACCCCTCGGCGAATCAACCAGTATTTGGACCCTTTGGACAGTGGATTGGAAGGTTGAGAGGCTACAAAGACAACCTGCGCTACCAGACGCTCAGGGTCGCAGTGTGCGACGCGGTCCAGGCCTGCCTCCTGGGCACCGCACCGTATCCGACAACCCTAAGGGAGGCAGTGCTGGCACGCTTCGCCGAGAACTATGCCAAGTACG contains the following coding sequences:
- the LOC119445084 gene encoding ubiquitin-conjugating enzyme E2 Z, with translation MQRVPLAATARASAGEPAALPALGPLPAASDNPALPKNEQQPSPQCLQRVQRDLAEFARHPPPGVFIEPEKEDITTIHAIIVGPDGTPYEGGFFHFVLKLPPDYPVEPPLVRFMTTDGGRVGFNPNLHADGKVCLSFPRPPWSAALSLECVLVSVQSLLNEDPSANQPVFGPFGQWIGRLRGYKDNLRYQTLRVAVCDAVQACLLGTAPYPTTLREAVLARFAENYAKYENAVGDTPVTSLLGSVLGASNVEYEKCQGLLERVRDLYGRILKTQVLQTGNRDSARTRLSALSP